The DNA sequence AACTGTCAATCAGATTGTATGCGGATGCTTTGCCAAGCCTGTTGAAAACATCGGCAATAACCGCGACGACAACAGCGTTTGTTGAAAGAACGGCAACTTCGGCTTCGCGAACCGCATAAGCGTTGCCATTAAAAGAAACCGTGAAACCACCGTTTTCTCTGACCAACCTAAAACAGTCAACATCTGTAATGCTGTCACCGACATACATTACACTGCTTAAAACAGTTCCAGCTTTATTAACAATGTTTCTTACTGTCTTTGCCTTTTCAACTCCTCCTACTGGATTGACTTCTTTTAGCATTGTACCCGACTCCATCTGCATAATCTCCTCCCAGAAAATATTATCCAACCGTTTCATCGTCTGTTGGTTTCTTTCTGAAAAATCTTGCACTGATGTTGCCCTTTCAGGGATTTCAATTAAAGGCATTGCGCATATTTCTTGCCTAAACTGCTTAAGCTTCTCCTTCTCCTCACTGCCCATGTAATAAGCGTCAATGTTTAACGTGGTGCAATATGTGTTCTCGTATGGGAAATCTAATGCACGACACAAAACGCGAATGTAATGCTCGTAGCTGGTGCTTACAATAAAACTAAGCATCTTACCCTTTAGAAATTGCAGTGTATCCTTTGCACCTGCCATCAACAAAATGTTTCGAGCAGAAAACTCAACCATCTTCTTATTCGTAATCTCGTGCGCTTTGAGAAAAGGAACAATAAGTTTTAAGGTGTTACCAGCCTTGTATCCATCACGTTTGACAATGTCTGCTAGAACGTCATCGTATCTGCTGGTTTGAGTGAAGAATTTCTCGCCTTCTGGAATAAAGTGGCATGCTAACTCGAAGGCGTTGTCATTTTTTGAAATCGGTCCTTCACAGTCTGTTATGAAGATTTTCTTTGCTTTCTTCACCTGCTCTTACGCCTCAGTCTCTCCATATGCTCTACACTTTTCTGAATATGTTCGCTGGAGGCTATGTCGCTTCTGTTCCAAAGGGCACCGCCTTCCACTGCGTTTATGCCTTTTAGAGAAAGCTCGCGAGCATTGTTGATTGTGTCTGCGATGCCGACGACGGCGACGGTTCTGGAGGTAAGAGCATAAACTTCACCGTCTCTAAGTTCCATAGAAGCAGGATAAACTCGAACCTCGTTCCCAAGCTCGTAGGCTTTTTCCAGTTCTACAGGCTCCCCGACTTCTTCTAGATTCACTTTATCTGGAAACACGTCCATATATCCGCCGTAAGAGGGCGGTACCTTGTAGGTCACCACAGAAGCTTTTCTTTCAATCTCCACTTTCGTCAAGTTGCCTTCTACCATTTTAAAGCAGACATCTACAAAGTCACCTTTCAAAAGTGGCAATATGTTTATTATTTCAGGGTCGCCTGGTCTGCTGTTGTTTTCCAATATTTTCAATCCTTTTGCCGTGTGAGTGAAGGCAACATAGAAAGGAACACCCCTCAATTCGTCGCCACTTCCCTGCTTCTTCATTAAATTAAAGATTCTGGTTACGATTTCAACTTCTTTCTCTCGGTCTTCAGTTGACATGAAAGGCAGAAGATTACCATTGTTCTTGTAAGAACCCATTCCACCAGTATTTGGACCCCTGTCTCCATCAAAGGCTCTCTTGTAATCTCGAGTTTCGGGCAAGGCTACAAGGTTTTTTCCGTCACAAAAAGCTTGAAAACTAGACTCTTCCCCTTCGATTTTCTCTTCAACTATCACTTGCCCATGTTCATAGTTAGCCAAGAAGTGGTCAAATAGTTGTTGGCGAGTGTTAAAGTGGTCTCCCCAGACGCCTACTCCTTTTCCTGTCGCTGGAACGTCCGGCTTCACGACTGCCTGATTGCCTAACTCATCTAGCCACATGTAAACAGCCTTCTTCACACCAGTTGTACTGCGATAATCTGCTGGGTTGAAAACCTTAAATCTCGGGTTAACCAGCGGCGCAGCTTCTTCAAAAAGACGCCTTTGAGCCACTTTGCTTGCTTCGATGGCATATTGTTTTGTTGGGCAAATCATAGGTATGCCTGTTTCTTTCTCCATGACATCTCTTAAACCATTAATTATCGGCTTTTCAGGACCAACTATTCCAAAATTAATTTTGTTCCGCCGTTTCGCAGCAAACTTGCAAATCGTGTTTACATCCAAGTCTGGAACGACAACATGTTCTACTGCTTTTTTTATGTTAAAAGGATTTTTTTGTTTGTCAACAACAAAGATTTCTGTTCTGTACTCTAGACTACGTTGGAACGCGTCTATCATGGCTACTTCTCGGGCGCCGTAGGAAACGACTAAAACGCCCACTTTTTCCATACGCTTTGCCCTCCAATTCTTGTGCAACTAGTGGCTATTATTTTCAAACAAGATTCTCAACATCTATCTCGTAAATTCTTCCCATTTCTTTGTGTCCACTCTCAAATCTTCTGCGCATCCACTTTGCCAATCTCTGCGCGAGAGGCGTCGGATACTTGCCCGTAACACAACCAAGGCACAACTCGTTTTTTCGCATACCAGTGGCTTTGACGAATCCCTCTATAGATTGGTAGTTCAACGAGTCTGCACCTACCACTCGAGCTATTTCCTCAGGTTTCCGCGTGGAACCTATAAGCTCACCGTAGGTTGCCATGTCAATACCGTAGAAGCAAGGTCCTATAATGCGGGGAAACGTGATGAAGAGATGTATTTTTTTGGCGCCCATTTTCCGCATCTTTTCAATTACTACTCTTGTGGTGTCGCCTCTCACTATGCTGTCGTCGACAACTATAAGATTCTTCCCCCTCAGTTTGTGGTCTACAATGTTAATTTTCCGGTTTATAGTCGAATGCCGTTCTTGCGACAAAAGAATAAACGCTCGATCAGTCACATACCGGTGTCTTCTGGTACATTTTTCCCAGCGCAGCCCAGTTTCTTCGTGAAGACCATAAGCAGCATCGTTGCTTGTCTCGGGTAAAGACAAAATTAAATCAGCGTCTTTTATGATATCTGAATTTTCTCTTCCCAGATTTTTTCCAAACTCTTCTCTAACCTCATACACGTATTTACCGTTAAGCTTCGAGTCTGGACGAGCAAAATAAGCAAACTCAAAAGCGCAAAGAGCTCTTCTCTTTTTAGCCATGAGCTGTTCACGCTCAAAACCTCCCTTGGAAGCTGTAACAAACTCTCCAGGCTCTACTTCAAAGCCGTGGTTAAAACCATTTATGTCAAGACCCACCGTTTCAGAAGAAAAAGCACAAATGTTCCCATTGGAGTTGAAACCGCTGCAAAGAGGTCGCAATCCATAAGGATCTTTAAAGGCAAATAAGTCACCTTCTTGGGTTATGCCACTTACTGAAAATGCACCCTCAATTTGTTCCATGCAAGTTTTAACCGCAGACTGCAA is a window from the Candidatus Bathyarchaeota archaeon genome containing:
- a CDS encoding amidophosphoribosyltransferase, translated to MEDSVGMECGVFSAIDFERNPIFPHVYWGMRAQNHRGHQSHGFLTFDGKFNIYHSLDLIPKIKRKEIQEWLTRLPGHVGIANVRYTTSGCLDEEALIRGTQPVTVETEKLKLAISFNGNIVNTVRLKKEICKTFPDFTYECDAELICRKLAIELKKGCDLQSAVKTCMEQIEGAFSVSGITQEGDLFAFKDPYGLRPLCSGFNSNGNICAFSSETVGLDINGFNHGFEVEPGEFVTASKGGFEREQLMAKKRRALCAFEFAYFARPDSKLNGKYVYEVREEFGKNLGRENSDIIKDADLILSLPETSNDAAYGLHEETGLRWEKCTRRHRYVTDRAFILLSQERHSTINRKINIVDHKLRGKNLIVVDDSIVRGDTTRVVIEKMRKMGAKKIHLFITFPRIIGPCFYGIDMATYGELIGSTRKPEEIARVVGADSLNYQSIEGFVKATGMRKNELCLGCVTGKYPTPLAQRLAKWMRRRFESGHKEMGRIYEIDVENLV